In Brevibacillus brevis NBRC 100599, a single genomic region encodes these proteins:
- a CDS encoding two-component system sensor histidine kinase NtrB, with the protein MAYQFSLLGMNLTYLQQFLRKCRDVIFEEMNNNAFSLATTEMERVELLQAQLRLYQSMDYILQQMDDVFNKNSHQFPIEKTPTSPTSDTKGENVTMLAEQELVQLVLQSSDIAVLMIDRQLRVIEANYAVCHLYGVDRNQLIGENIDHALRPHVSERFVQWVIERGQSGHYVAEYRGKWTTVSTSPIYYSGEMWGAIAVLRNVTESKKYEEELNKREALAAVGQLAAGMAHEIRNPLTAIKGFIQLLREQGEANRSESYFSVILTEIERIDGLLNDVLVLARYRDDKIVSERFLVMDELYGVIRLLEPEANRRGIKLELDIAQGEWHVFGHRSRIKQAILNILKNALEALMTQGNLVHVKVYSSLNQVIIVVEDNGPGLSDSCLQNLFVPFYTTKQEGTGLGLSTTQRIIADHGGELYAENSPKWKGARFEIRLPLSIS; encoded by the coding sequence ATGGCGTACCAATTTTCGTTGCTCGGAATGAATCTTACGTATTTACAGCAATTTTTGCGCAAGTGTCGAGACGTTATTTTCGAAGAAATGAATAACAACGCATTTTCTCTTGCCACGACGGAAATGGAGCGAGTAGAGCTTTTGCAAGCACAGCTTCGTCTCTATCAATCGATGGACTACATATTGCAACAAATGGACGATGTTTTCAACAAAAATTCGCATCAATTTCCAATTGAAAAAACACCAACTTCTCCTACAAGTGACACCAAAGGAGAAAATGTAACCATGCTCGCTGAACAGGAGCTTGTCCAATTGGTTCTACAGTCCAGTGATATTGCCGTTTTGATGATTGACCGCCAGCTAAGAGTCATTGAGGCGAATTACGCGGTCTGTCATTTATATGGCGTGGATCGGAATCAACTCATTGGTGAAAACATTGATCATGCCCTTCGCCCTCATGTAAGCGAGCGTTTTGTCCAGTGGGTGATTGAACGCGGGCAGTCCGGTCATTATGTTGCGGAATACAGAGGCAAATGGACGACAGTGAGTACGAGCCCCATTTATTACAGTGGAGAGATGTGGGGAGCGATCGCCGTTCTTCGGAATGTTACGGAAAGCAAAAAGTACGAAGAAGAATTGAACAAGCGTGAAGCGCTGGCAGCAGTGGGGCAATTGGCTGCCGGGATGGCACATGAGATTCGGAATCCACTGACAGCCATCAAGGGCTTCATTCAGTTATTGCGGGAGCAAGGGGAAGCAAATCGTAGTGAATCCTATTTTTCTGTTATCTTAACGGAAATTGAACGCATTGATGGGCTATTGAATGATGTCCTTGTTTTGGCACGGTACAGGGATGATAAAATCGTATCGGAACGTTTCTTAGTGATGGACGAATTATATGGCGTCATTCGTTTACTGGAGCCAGAAGCCAATCGAAGAGGAATCAAGCTAGAGCTGGACATTGCACAAGGCGAGTGGCATGTGTTTGGTCATCGTTCACGAATCAAGCAAGCCATCTTAAACATCTTGAAAAATGCGCTGGAAGCATTGATGACCCAAGGCAACCTCGTTCATGTGAAGGTATACTCCTCTCTCAATCAAGTAATCATTGTTGTGGAAGACAACGGACCTGGTCTATCAGATTCTTGCCTGCAAAATTTATTCGTTCCTTTTTATACGACCAAACAAGAGGGAACGGGGTTAGGTTTGTCTACGACACAACGCATCATCGCGGATCACGGTGGCGAACTCTATGCGGAAAACTCTCCGAAATGGAAAGGAGCCCGCTTTGAGATACGTTTACCTCTTTCCATTTCCTAA
- a CDS encoding GNAT family N-acetyltransferase has translation MLNIEPVILEGKQVRLEPLRMAHVDGIREAGAYEEIWPHMSIAIRTREDAQAFILQALKNEQAQSELPFVIIRRADEQIIGSTRFLGIAKKDRGLEIGFTWLTPSVWKTGVNTECKWLLLRHCFEQLGCIRVQLKTDSRNLNSQRAIARIGGIREGVLRNHMVMPDGYIRDSVYFSILDREWPEVKQKLQLLLFGE, from the coding sequence ATGTTAAACATTGAACCTGTTATCTTGGAAGGCAAACAGGTCCGATTGGAGCCGCTCAGAATGGCTCATGTGGACGGAATCAGGGAAGCAGGTGCATACGAAGAGATTTGGCCGCATATGTCCATAGCCATTCGAACGAGAGAAGATGCTCAGGCTTTTATCCTGCAGGCTTTAAAAAATGAACAAGCCCAATCAGAATTGCCATTCGTCATCATTCGCCGAGCAGATGAGCAGATCATCGGGAGCACGAGATTCTTAGGGATAGCGAAAAAAGATCGTGGGCTGGAAATCGGGTTTACATGGCTGACCCCATCCGTCTGGAAAACGGGTGTCAATACGGAATGTAAATGGCTGCTTCTGCGCCATTGCTTCGAACAACTGGGGTGTATTCGCGTACAGCTCAAGACAGATTCGCGCAATTTGAATTCGCAACGTGCCATTGCCCGAATCGGTGGCATTCGAGAAGGTGTCCTGCGTAATCATATGGTGATGCCAGATGGATATATTCGCGACTCGGTATACTTCAGCATACTCGATCGTGAATGGCCAGAGGTCAAGCAAAAGCTGCAATTGTTGCTGTTTGGTGAATAA
- a CDS encoding MarR family winged helix-turn-helix transcriptional regulator: MKELIQLAKLLQEASVLFTTISEQELDTSDVTWQQVLILEQLGNGPKTMGDISKTVGLSYSTTSGLINRLEQENLVRRFRDQADRRVVWVSLTERVYQQRDVKWGNSQTV, translated from the coding sequence ATGAAAGAACTGATTCAGTTGGCAAAACTCCTGCAAGAAGCCAGTGTTTTGTTTACCACGATTTCTGAGCAAGAGCTGGATACAAGTGATGTAACCTGGCAACAGGTCTTGATTCTGGAGCAGCTTGGAAACGGGCCAAAAACGATGGGGGACATAAGTAAGACTGTCGGTCTTTCATACAGCACAACTTCCGGTCTTATTAACCGATTGGAGCAGGAAAACCTGGTCCGCAGATTCCGGGACCAAGCAGATCGACGAGTTGTGTGGGTGTCACTGACAGAGCGTGTGTACCAACAGCGAGACGTGAAATGGGGAAATTCACAAACCGTTTAA
- a CDS encoding thiamine phosphate synthase — protein MSSTRELHVITSGRHSLDDAMRMAEAAYAGGMNFLHIREKQRTAKECMNWVKALSNVIPLSSLIMNDRVDVAAASGCAGAHLAYHSLSPAEARMVLKTGQKIGRSVHSVVEAQEAIAAKVDYLLYGHIFASGSKPGLAPRGTNELAQMTARWHVPIIGLGGITPDRTTHVLEAGCAGIAVLSGITDATDAKSAASAYREALDRWEGK, from the coding sequence ATGTCAAGCACTCGTGAGCTGCATGTGATTACGAGCGGTCGACATTCGCTTGATGACGCAATGCGAATGGCAGAAGCTGCTTATGCAGGTGGTATGAACTTTTTACACATACGGGAAAAACAGCGTACCGCAAAGGAATGCATGAACTGGGTAAAGGCATTGTCGAATGTTATCCCCCTTTCGTCCTTGATCATGAATGATCGGGTGGATGTGGCAGCTGCGTCTGGTTGTGCTGGTGCTCACCTGGCATACCATAGTCTGTCTCCTGCGGAAGCGAGAATGGTACTGAAGACTGGTCAAAAAATAGGGCGTTCTGTCCATTCCGTTGTGGAAGCACAGGAAGCCATTGCTGCAAAAGTCGATTACTTGCTCTACGGGCATATTTTTGCGAGTGGTTCGAAGCCGGGTCTTGCGCCAAGAGGAACAAACGAACTCGCGCAAATGACGGCAAGATGGCATGTGCCGATCATCGGACTCGGTGGTATCACACCAGATCGGACGACGCATGTTTTGGAAGCGGGTTGTGCGGGCATTGCTGTCTTATCGGGGATCACAGATGCAACGGATGCCAAGTCAGCAGCCAGCGCTTATCGAGAGGCATTGGATCGTTGGGAGGGGAAATAA
- a CDS encoding DUF3054 domain-containing protein has protein sequence MRLRLSTPGYLLLLGDLIAFVLFVYYGKIIHNYPVTVMGMIETLAPFLVGWIIAILLFKSYGHRTYESAGRQLLSVLITWTVAAPIGLLIRSWWTDVPTTLIFAGVTYFITLAFLFGWRVPFAIGYAIYKRKRVLATS, from the coding sequence ATGAGACTGCGTTTGTCGACACCGGGCTATTTATTGTTGCTCGGGGATCTGATCGCCTTTGTGCTTTTTGTTTATTACGGAAAAATCATTCATAACTACCCAGTCACGGTCATGGGAATGATCGAAACATTAGCGCCTTTCCTCGTAGGATGGATCATTGCGATTCTGCTTTTCAAGAGCTACGGACACCGAACGTATGAATCTGCGGGCCGACAATTATTATCGGTACTGATTACTTGGACAGTAGCGGCACCCATTGGCTTACTGATACGCTCCTGGTGGACAGATGTACCGACTACGCTTATTTTTGCAGGTGTGACTTATTTCATCACGCTGGCGTTTTTGTTTGGATGGCGCGTACCGTTCGCCATCGGCTACGCGATCTACAAACGCAAGAGAGTACTGGCAACCAGCTAA
- a CDS encoding efflux RND transporter permease subunit yields MNLSELSIKRPVTMIMLTLAMLIFGFVSLPRLAIDLMPDLNFPVAVVVTSVDGGSPSEVEKLVTKPVEDALATVSDLDSIQSVSMEGASQVILMFNWGTDLDQATLDMREKVDQVRGSLPDSARAPRVLRIDPNSTPIIEFAVTGEQDINKLKKMAEDMIQSRLERIDGVASASISGGQSRIIDVTVDPAKLAAYGLSLDQVQQALQGSNLSGSGGAVREGDAKLNIRVQGEFADVDQIALTPISVGGNSIRLSDIAQVKDTHQDVTQMSYVNGTPSLGIRVTKASGGNTIEVADDVKAELEKIKSELPEGVQIITTLDTSTYIKDSVYTTAEHALLGGGIGMILLFFFLGSLRSMVIAVIVLPVSIVATFLLMYMSGQTINLISLSGLTLGLGSLIDFAVVMLENVFRHREQGKGMMEAALDGSKEVGTAVMASALAQICVFLPIALTEGIASELFGPLALTVVYSHIAALVFSILLVPMLSSRILKKIPSHTHHENYRGINPVTWFNIGFSKVEKGYQGLLRWSLGHRKTVMISSVVLMVGSLALTPMIGAEFIPAMDQGQVNISIKMPNGTVLAETEKVTRQVEEIVNTVPEKKIVATSVGSNASPIASTLSSNQGTITLMLVDLDQRKRSSNEIVMDLQEKLKHIAGPEIKVSAPAGMSTGSPIQLKVSGDDLAVLKDISGIIKGEIEKVPGTSNVTTSLEESRQELEVKINAEKASLYGLTTGQILSSVRTSFQGQTVTHYRTGDDEIDVNLKLPKSYQEDINFLNNLRISAPGGAQIALTSVATINKIDVPVSINRANSSREVQVTSDLAGRDLSSVTREVQEKISKLNLPDGYTVDFGGQSEEMMESFSSLALAIVLSVVLLYMVMAAQFESLYTPFIIMFSVPPTVTGVLLGLLVTGTTISVGVLIGYILLIGLVVNNAIVLIDYVNQLRAKGMELFDAILHAGPIRLRPILMTTLTTILAIGPLAFSGGAGSETNAPMAVTVIFGLGFSTLITLVLVPVVASWFDDAGKKRRLKRQLKLEKKLAKKQKKINPALES; encoded by the coding sequence TTGAATCTTTCTGAACTATCGATTAAACGCCCGGTCACCATGATTATGTTGACTCTGGCCATGCTGATTTTTGGTTTCGTCTCTCTGCCTCGCTTGGCGATTGATCTCATGCCGGATCTGAACTTCCCGGTTGCTGTCGTGGTTACATCCGTAGACGGCGGATCTCCAAGTGAGGTAGAAAAACTAGTTACGAAGCCGGTTGAGGACGCACTTGCAACGGTATCCGATTTAGATAGTATACAATCGGTATCGATGGAAGGCGCCTCGCAGGTTATCCTCATGTTTAACTGGGGGACAGACCTTGATCAGGCGACTCTCGACATGCGGGAGAAGGTAGATCAGGTTCGTGGTTCTTTGCCTGACTCAGCCAGAGCGCCACGCGTACTGCGTATTGACCCGAACAGTACACCGATCATTGAGTTTGCGGTGACGGGTGAGCAAGATATCAACAAATTGAAAAAGATGGCAGAGGATATGATCCAATCACGCCTGGAGCGTATTGATGGGGTCGCATCTGCTTCCATCAGCGGTGGACAAAGCCGGATCATCGATGTTACCGTCGACCCAGCCAAACTGGCGGCGTATGGTTTGTCACTTGACCAAGTCCAGCAGGCTCTACAGGGTAGCAACTTGTCAGGTTCCGGTGGAGCGGTACGTGAGGGTGATGCCAAGCTCAACATCCGTGTACAAGGTGAGTTTGCTGATGTCGATCAAATCGCGCTGACACCAATTTCTGTCGGAGGAAACTCCATCAGGCTCAGCGATATTGCCCAGGTAAAGGACACGCATCAAGATGTAACGCAAATGAGTTACGTGAATGGAACACCTAGCTTGGGTATTAGAGTGACAAAAGCTTCTGGCGGAAACACCATTGAGGTAGCAGATGATGTAAAAGCTGAGCTGGAGAAAATCAAAAGCGAGCTGCCAGAAGGCGTTCAAATCATTACAACTCTAGACACATCCACCTACATTAAGGATTCCGTTTACACGACCGCTGAACATGCTCTGTTGGGTGGCGGTATCGGTATGATCTTGCTGTTCTTCTTCTTGGGCAGCTTGCGATCCATGGTAATTGCGGTCATTGTACTTCCTGTATCGATCGTCGCTACGTTCTTGCTGATGTACATGTCAGGACAGACGATCAACCTGATTTCCCTCTCCGGTTTGACATTGGGATTAGGATCATTGATTGACTTTGCGGTTGTTATGCTCGAGAATGTTTTCCGTCATCGAGAACAGGGAAAAGGTATGATGGAAGCGGCCTTGGATGGTTCCAAAGAAGTAGGTACGGCAGTTATGGCTTCGGCTTTGGCGCAAATTTGCGTATTCTTGCCGATTGCCCTCACGGAAGGTATTGCTTCTGAGTTGTTTGGACCACTTGCATTGACGGTTGTTTACTCACATATTGCGGCGCTTGTCTTCTCCATTTTGCTGGTGCCGATGCTGAGTTCGAGAATTTTGAAAAAAATTCCGTCGCATACGCATCATGAGAACTATCGTGGAATTAATCCGGTTACTTGGTTCAACATTGGATTTAGCAAAGTAGAAAAAGGCTACCAAGGATTGTTAAGATGGTCATTGGGCCATCGTAAAACAGTCATGATTTCTTCGGTTGTCCTGATGGTGGGCTCTCTCGCATTAACTCCGATGATCGGGGCAGAGTTTATCCCGGCCATGGACCAAGGTCAAGTAAATATCTCCATCAAAATGCCGAATGGTACAGTTCTGGCTGAAACCGAGAAAGTAACCAGACAAGTAGAAGAAATTGTCAACACGGTTCCGGAGAAGAAAATTGTAGCGACTTCGGTTGGTAGCAATGCATCACCGATAGCGAGCACATTGTCATCCAATCAGGGAACGATCACCCTGATGCTGGTAGATCTCGACCAGCGCAAACGTTCCTCCAATGAAATTGTGATGGATCTCCAGGAAAAGCTGAAGCATATTGCCGGACCAGAAATTAAGGTAAGTGCACCAGCCGGTATGTCTACAGGTTCCCCCATTCAGTTGAAGGTGAGCGGGGATGACTTGGCTGTACTGAAAGACATCAGTGGTATTATTAAAGGCGAGATTGAGAAGGTACCTGGTACGAGTAACGTAACAACCAGCTTGGAAGAATCAAGACAAGAGCTGGAAGTGAAAATCAATGCTGAGAAGGCGAGCTTGTATGGATTGACGACAGGACAAATTCTCTCCAGTGTTCGAACTTCCTTCCAAGGTCAAACGGTAACGCACTATCGCACGGGTGATGATGAGATTGACGTCAACCTCAAGCTGCCGAAATCGTATCAGGAAGATATCAACTTCTTGAACAATTTGCGAATTTCCGCTCCTGGTGGGGCACAGATCGCATTGACCTCGGTTGCGACTATCAATAAGATAGATGTGCCGGTATCGATTAACCGTGCCAACTCCAGCCGTGAAGTTCAAGTAACAAGTGATTTGGCAGGGCGTGACCTAAGCTCTGTCACACGGGAAGTGCAAGAGAAAATTTCGAAGCTGAATCTCCCGGATGGCTACACAGTCGATTTTGGCGGGCAAAGCGAAGAAATGATGGAATCATTCAGTAGCCTTGCTCTCGCGATTGTCCTGTCAGTCGTGTTGCTCTATATGGTAATGGCTGCGCAGTTTGAATCGCTATACACCCCATTTATCATCATGTTCTCCGTGCCACCAACCGTTACAGGCGTTCTGCTTGGACTATTGGTGACAGGCACGACGATCAGCGTTGGGGTTTTGATCGGATACATTTTGTTGATCGGTCTGGTCGTGAACAACGCGATTGTATTGATCGACTACGTGAACCAACTACGTGCAAAAGGTATGGAGCTGTTTGATGCGATCCTGCACGCTGGGCCGATCCGTCTTCGTCCGATTTTGATGACGACACTCACCACGATTCTGGCGATTGGACCACTTGCGTTCTCTGGTGGCGCCGGATCTGAGACGAACGCACCAATGGCCGTGACGGTTATTTTCGGTCTTGGATTCTCTACCTTGATTACACTGGTTCTGGTTCCTGTCGTCGCTTCTTGGTTTGATGATGCAGGGAAAAAGAGACGCTTGAAGCGCCAATTGAAACTAGAAAAGAAACTTGCTAAGAAACAAAAGAAAATCAATCCCGCTTTGGAATCGTAA
- a CDS encoding antibiotic biosynthesis monooxygenase family protein, with protein MYVSMNRLTVPADYQSHLERAFGNGGERMKEVPGFLEFLFLAPTEGDEYIVFTKWTDEESFKNWTESEAFKRAHTGTNPNSPVKSDLRNYAVKSHS; from the coding sequence ATGTATGTATCTATGAACAGACTGACTGTACCAGCAGACTACCAATCCCATTTGGAGCGTGCATTTGGTAATGGAGGAGAACGGATGAAGGAGGTTCCTGGTTTTTTGGAGTTCCTTTTCCTGGCACCTACGGAAGGTGACGAATACATCGTGTTTACGAAATGGACAGATGAAGAATCGTTTAAAAATTGGACGGAAAGCGAGGCTTTCAAGCGCGCACATACAGGAACCAATCCAAATAGCCCGGTAAAATCGGATTTGCGCAATTACGCTGTCAAGTCCCATTCATAA
- a CDS encoding sensor histidine kinase: MIIRQRKKDFSLLKIMMKAIQKRLLIMWFSILLVLALLPDSFKRETPLQFSLTIVLFICYLVVFWISKKKWKPFQFELVAVVLGIVSLVKSLTLGGEGFGLMLPLAVFIGFHIHGRRALAYATFFGTCSTLFLYFEENLRFTHIISYILTYVGCYIGARGYRIQREAYETNQQHLEQLQKAHTELQEAHLQLQEAALHSLQVAVLEERTRIARDIHDALGHSLTSLIVQLHALKYMLQDGPDNAQEAVRNMLGVAKQSLEDIRTSVHTLALDKTSLGLTPLRALLSQAQKHTGIKMELICSDLDIPLSQEMTITFYRILQEAITNSLRHSDAKEILVIIEQKNDILLLSIRDDGSITSDQKIKPGFGLTGIFERIQLLNGTLAYRIREPHGFQLDFSFPIHQTEQERSMRT; encoded by the coding sequence GTGATTATCCGGCAGAGAAAGAAGGACTTTTCATTGTTAAAGATAATGATGAAAGCCATACAAAAACGTTTGCTGATCATGTGGTTTTCCATCTTACTTGTATTAGCTTTGCTTCCTGATTCATTTAAACGGGAAACTCCGTTGCAATTTTCCCTTACCATTGTACTATTTATTTGTTACCTTGTGGTATTTTGGATTTCCAAGAAAAAATGGAAGCCTTTCCAATTCGAATTAGTAGCAGTCGTGCTTGGAATCGTTTCCTTAGTAAAGTCTCTCACCTTGGGGGGAGAGGGCTTCGGCTTGATGCTCCCACTCGCTGTTTTTATCGGTTTTCACATTCATGGACGCCGAGCGTTGGCCTATGCTACTTTTTTTGGTACGTGCAGTACGCTTTTTTTATATTTTGAAGAAAACCTGAGATTCACGCACATCATCTCTTATATTCTAACGTATGTGGGTTGCTATATCGGTGCACGTGGCTATCGGATTCAAAGAGAAGCATACGAAACCAACCAACAGCACCTGGAGCAGTTGCAAAAAGCACATACAGAGTTGCAGGAGGCACACTTACAACTTCAAGAAGCAGCGCTTCATTCCCTGCAAGTAGCGGTTCTGGAGGAACGAACGAGAATTGCCCGTGATATTCACGATGCTTTGGGTCATAGTTTGACTTCACTCATTGTCCAGCTACATGCCTTGAAGTATATGTTGCAGGATGGACCTGACAATGCACAAGAAGCCGTGCGCAACATGCTTGGTGTTGCGAAGCAAAGTCTGGAGGATATTCGCACATCTGTCCATACACTGGCTCTGGATAAAACCTCCTTGGGACTTACGCCTCTGCGAGCTCTTTTGTCGCAGGCTCAAAAGCATACAGGAATAAAGATGGAGCTGATATGCTCCGACCTGGACATCCCGCTCTCTCAGGAAATGACGATAACGTTTTATCGAATCTTGCAAGAAGCGATCACCAATTCCTTACGTCATTCTGACGCAAAAGAAATTCTCGTCATCATTGAACAAAAGAATGACATCCTTTTGTTGTCCATCCGAGACGATGGAAGCATCACGAGCGACCAAAAAATCAAACCTGGCTTTGGCCTAACTGGCATATTTGAACGGATTCAACTATTGAACGGAACTCTCGCGTACCGCATTCGAGAGCCCCACGGATTCCAACTCGATTTCAGCTTTCCGATTCACCAGACTGAACAAGAAAGGAGCATGCGAACATGA
- a CDS encoding response regulator, translated as MTVKQKEGAIRVVLVDDQTMIRQGLGYVIQMQADMEVIGEASDGVEAVELIGSLAPDVVLMDVQMPNKSGIEATKEIMLQHPRTKVLILTTFDNHNYVVEGIRAGAVGYMLKDADSQEMLDLIRRAHQGEALFHTVTAAKALAEALQGQRETPDSTTTSQSVLLDELTDRELDVLQQIADGYRNDQIAQNLFISEGTVKTHVHRILQKMGVEDRTQAVAKALRHKIVK; from the coding sequence ATGACCGTTAAACAAAAAGAAGGAGCCATTCGCGTGGTCCTAGTAGATGACCAAACCATGATTCGCCAAGGTTTAGGTTATGTCATACAAATGCAAGCCGATATGGAAGTAATTGGGGAAGCATCCGATGGTGTAGAAGCAGTAGAGCTGATTGGCTCCCTCGCACCTGATGTCGTTTTGATGGATGTTCAGATGCCCAACAAGTCGGGTATTGAGGCCACAAAAGAAATCATGCTACAGCATCCTCGCACGAAGGTATTGATCCTCACCACCTTTGACAATCACAATTACGTGGTGGAAGGGATTCGCGCGGGAGCGGTTGGCTATATGCTAAAAGATGCCGACTCTCAGGAAATGCTTGATCTGATTCGCAGAGCCCATCAGGGAGAAGCCCTCTTCCACACCGTAACAGCCGCAAAAGCCCTTGCCGAAGCTCTGCAAGGTCAACGTGAGACACCTGATTCGACAACCACCTCCCAATCAGTCTTGCTAGATGAACTCACGGATCGGGAGTTAGATGTACTTCAACAGATCGCAGATGGCTATCGAAATGATCAGATTGCGCAAAACTTGTTTATATCTGAAGGCACTGTCAAAACACACGTGCATCGCATCTTGCAAAAAATGGGTGTTGAGGATCGTACACAGGCAGTGGCAAAAGCTCTGCGGCATAAAATCGTGAAATAA
- the thiE gene encoding thiamine phosphate synthase, whose translation MRDRQRLREKMGVYFVIGTQDCGYSSEKTVQTVEAALRGGVGTLQLRDKGSKLTAQEQYELGIQLQQLCREHDTVFFVNDDVDLAIRLQADGVHVGQDDMTLSEVRAKVGSEMYIGVSAGTVEEALAAQNGGVDCIGVGAMFATRSKADAGEPIGPVGLEEIRKAVGHDLPIVGIGGITLENATEVLAAGADGVAIISAISRAESPEKAAQALQRIVRTR comes from the coding sequence ATGCGTGATAGACAAAGACTTCGAGAAAAGATGGGTGTATATTTTGTCATTGGCACGCAGGATTGCGGGTATTCCAGTGAAAAGACCGTGCAAACTGTGGAAGCAGCATTACGCGGTGGAGTGGGCACGCTTCAGCTACGCGATAAAGGAAGCAAGCTAACTGCTCAGGAACAATATGAGTTGGGCATTCAGTTGCAACAGCTATGCCGTGAACATGATACCGTATTTTTTGTGAATGACGATGTAGATCTGGCGATTCGCTTACAGGCAGACGGCGTTCATGTTGGGCAAGATGACATGACGTTGTCAGAAGTACGAGCCAAAGTTGGCTCTGAGATGTACATTGGTGTTTCGGCAGGTACAGTCGAAGAGGCACTTGCTGCCCAAAACGGTGGCGTCGATTGTATTGGTGTAGGAGCGATGTTCGCTACACGTTCCAAGGCAGATGCTGGTGAGCCCATCGGACCAGTTGGGCTAGAGGAGATCCGCAAGGCTGTCGGTCATGACTTGCCTATCGTCGGGATTGGTGGTATCACACTGGAAAATGCCACTGAAGTGCTTGCTGCGGGGGCCGATGGCGTCGCGATTATCAGTGCGATCAGCCGGGCAGAATCACCTGAAAAAGCAGCCCAAGCGCTTCAGCGGATTGTACGAACTCGTTAG